From the candidate division KSB1 bacterium genome, one window contains:
- a CDS encoding M14 family zinc carboxypeptidase yields MRGEIESGKAVGWSAYIVRWATVWCARWCVAGIFLSGLGAGYAWAERPTKLVRVRVPDVADPAVVQFLRAGPDVAGYDAASRTLFVLTRPRDVALLDSLRLPYEVEIPDLAIFESHLRQSGYFEHFHDYGECKSELQWAERSYPGIAKVYDLGDSWEKTQRLADRDILAIKISDNVETEEDEPRVAIVANHHAREIITPEIAIFLIHYLLERYGKDPYITYLVNQRQIWILPTLNPDGLDYVHRFDRWWRKNRRRNANGTYGVDLNRNYGFMWGFDDVGSSPEPSSEVYRGEAPFSEPETQAFRDLCLREPFRIVLSLHSFGRLVLFPWGYIPENTPDHEVFRALADSMVGYNRYTPRNAASGVIYLTNGEACDWLYGEQELKTKMFGFTLEVGTSFHPDTSQIRSLILETLGPLLYAIWAAGEEPIVEVQPLPDTEDEDGPFIVRARVRPPIPLTGPSGLDPSSLWLHYAAGNAPFDSTVLHPVGGDEYVGVIPASPGCRSYRYYLTARTSGGRRGAAPRCAPDSVFEFHVRPDTLGPTIVHRPSVQRSAFDAAFPIRAWIHDVAGVDSAWVEYRTDEWILFTVGLTDRGEGEFAGSLTLPHPRAWQTVWYRIVARDGSRRKNVAVAPDTGWYRFQLVPDRILDFEDDPGLTVTSDRQWEWGVPTTGPGSAHSGMRVWATRLNGTYGDNADARLETPPIDLTHAEAATFRFWHWYQFEYSDGKLWDGGNVKISVDRGPFQVLLTSLRGYDGWVDRYNSALGGEPAFGGPPGTGNSWRLETFDLSPFVGHTVVLQFHFGSDGYVQDYGWYLDDVAWTVHARGAPSLTLLTLPRNTPDTEGPYPVEAQITDDGRIARAEIVRRNGPRWDRIPMVGQGSRYIGWLPGQPLGTRVEFYLEVADDQGNVVREPLAAPEATFSFWVTNDGPTPRVWPDSLCFEVSDPGSSLLQDSLWIANEGLLDLLVRVEPEPGLSTRPSGEAGSQKCSKAIALESFTGVPEPWAKGKLPAWPSERGVGASHPGPAVHLSDGYAFLACVAPCTLVMRTWPGAESFVVKCEKEQVALGSLEEKRWLVTVPAETRDGLTRVVLPQSVLGRDWRVLHIGQVGTEEERIESAVATRRGSWLFAFPDSAMVPHGGRLCVRVRVDCGQIKALPARGYVRLRMNVPGAEEKTIPVVVEARTPSVAKTEGQAVPEGFGLAPCFPNPFNAETVVRYWVPEAARAELVIADARGRRVRLLGGGEVAPGTHLVRWDGKADSGEELPSGIYLCRLQVWDRHGALRWAGAQKILLLR; encoded by the coding sequence ATGAGAGGCGAGATAGAAAGCGGTAAGGCTGTGGGATGGAGTGCGTACATCGTGCGGTGGGCCACGGTGTGGTGTGCACGGTGGTGTGTGGCGGGGATATTCCTCTCGGGCTTGGGAGCCGGGTACGCTTGGGCTGAGCGTCCCACCAAGTTGGTGCGTGTACGCGTCCCAGATGTGGCTGACCCTGCAGTCGTTCAGTTCCTGCGTGCGGGTCCGGACGTAGCGGGCTATGATGCGGCGAGTCGGACTCTTTTCGTACTGACCCGACCCCGGGATGTTGCCCTTCTGGACAGCCTTCGACTACCGTATGAGGTGGAGATCCCCGATCTGGCCATCTTCGAGTCCCATTTGCGTCAGAGCGGCTACTTTGAGCACTTCCACGACTACGGCGAGTGTAAGAGCGAGCTCCAGTGGGCAGAACGATCGTACCCCGGCATCGCCAAGGTCTACGACTTGGGGGACAGCTGGGAGAAGACTCAAAGGCTGGCGGACAGGGATATCCTCGCCATCAAAATCTCAGACAATGTGGAGACGGAGGAGGACGAACCCCGGGTGGCGATCGTGGCGAACCACCACGCACGAGAAATCATTACCCCCGAGATCGCCATTTTCCTGATCCATTACCTCCTCGAACGCTATGGCAAGGACCCGTACATCACCTACCTGGTGAACCAGCGGCAGATCTGGATTCTGCCTACGCTGAATCCTGACGGGCTGGACTACGTCCATCGCTTCGACCGATGGTGGCGAAAGAATAGGCGGAGGAATGCCAACGGTACGTACGGGGTCGACCTCAACCGCAACTACGGCTTCATGTGGGGTTTCGATGACGTGGGATCCAGCCCCGAGCCCTCGTCGGAGGTATATCGCGGCGAAGCCCCTTTTTCGGAACCGGAGACCCAGGCGTTCCGGGATCTTTGCCTCCGAGAGCCGTTCCGCATTGTGCTGTCCCTCCACAGCTTTGGCCGTCTGGTCCTCTTCCCATGGGGCTATATCCCCGAGAACACACCGGATCACGAGGTCTTTCGGGCTCTGGCCGACAGCATGGTCGGGTACAACCGCTACACCCCTCGAAATGCGGCCTCGGGGGTAATCTACCTGACGAATGGGGAGGCTTGCGATTGGCTGTACGGGGAGCAGGAACTCAAAACCAAGATGTTCGGCTTCACCCTTGAAGTCGGGACCAGCTTCCATCCCGATACATCCCAGATTCGCTCTTTGATCTTGGAGACTCTCGGCCCCCTCCTGTACGCGATCTGGGCTGCGGGTGAAGAGCCGATCGTCGAGGTTCAGCCTCTACCCGACACGGAAGACGAAGACGGCCCATTCATTGTCCGGGCCAGGGTTCGTCCGCCGATACCGCTGACTGGCCCATCGGGCTTGGATCCCTCTAGCCTGTGGCTCCACTATGCGGCCGGGAACGCACCGTTTGACTCCACGGTCTTGCACCCAGTGGGCGGCGACGAATACGTCGGGGTAATCCCGGCGAGTCCCGGATGCCGCTCTTACCGTTACTACCTCACGGCCCGTACCAGCGGCGGACGGAGAGGAGCTGCCCCTCGGTGTGCTCCAGATTCTGTATTCGAGTTTCACGTCCGGCCCGACACACTGGGACCGACCATTGTCCATCGCCCCTCCGTGCAGAGATCCGCTTTCGATGCCGCTTTCCCCATTCGCGCCTGGATCCACGACGTTGCGGGTGTCGATTCCGCCTGGGTCGAGTATCGGACGGACGAGTGGATCCTCTTTACGGTGGGGCTGACCGATCGAGGGGAAGGGGAGTTCGCGGGCTCGCTAACCCTCCCGCACCCGCGGGCATGGCAGACCGTTTGGTACCGGATCGTCGCCAGGGACGGTTCCCGGCGCAAGAATGTGGCCGTAGCGCCGGATACTGGCTGGTACAGATTTCAGTTGGTGCCCGACCGGATTCTGGACTTCGAAGACGATCCCGGGTTGACCGTCACTTCCGACCGCCAGTGGGAATGGGGTGTCCCGACCACCGGACCCGGGAGCGCCCACTCGGGGATGAGGGTTTGGGCTACCCGGTTGAACGGGACCTATGGGGACAACGCCGACGCACGGTTGGAGACTCCCCCCATCGACTTGACACACGCGGAAGCAGCGACCTTCCGATTTTGGCACTGGTACCAGTTCGAGTACAGCGACGGAAAGCTTTGGGATGGGGGAAATGTGAAGATCTCCGTCGACCGCGGTCCCTTTCAGGTCTTGCTGACGAGCCTGCGCGGCTACGATGGGTGGGTGGACCGGTACAATTCCGCGCTGGGAGGGGAGCCGGCCTTTGGCGGACCGCCCGGCACGGGTAACTCCTGGCGTCTTGAGACCTTCGATCTGTCGCCCTTCGTCGGCCATACCGTGGTTCTGCAGTTCCATTTTGGCAGCGACGGCTACGTCCAGGACTACGGCTGGTACCTCGACGACGTCGCATGGACAGTCCATGCCAGGGGTGCACCCTCACTAACGCTGCTTACCTTGCCTCGAAATACCCCGGATACGGAAGGGCCGTACCCGGTGGAGGCTCAGATCACGGACGATGGGCGCATCGCTCGCGCGGAGATTGTGCGCCGAAACGGCCCTCGCTGGGATCGGATTCCCATGGTGGGACAGGGAAGCCGTTACATCGGTTGGTTGCCAGGCCAACCCCTCGGCACACGGGTGGAATTCTACCTCGAGGTGGCCGATGACCAGGGGAACGTGGTGAGAGAGCCGCTGGCGGCGCCCGAGGCCACCTTCAGCTTTTGGGTCACCAACGACGGACCCACACCCCGGGTCTGGCCGGACTCTCTTTGCTTCGAAGTCTCGGATCCCGGTTCTTCCCTCCTTCAGGACAGTCTGTGGATCGCAAACGAAGGCCTCCTTGACCTGCTCGTCAGGGTCGAACCGGAGCCCGGGCTTTCCACCCGGCCGTCGGGAGAAGCCGGTAGCCAGAAATGCAGCAAGGCCATCGCTCTTGAGAGCTTCACCGGGGTTCCCGAGCCGTGGGCCAAGGGGAAACTCCCCGCTTGGCCTTCAGAGAGAGGAGTTGGTGCTTCACACCCGGGCCCCGCCGTCCATCTGTCTGATGGGTACGCTTTTCTGGCTTGCGTTGCCCCCTGCACGTTAGTAATGCGGACGTGGCCGGGAGCGGAGTCTTTCGTGGTGAAGTGCGAGAAGGAGCAGGTGGCTCTTGGGTCGCTGGAGGAAAAGCGCTGGCTGGTAACCGTGCCAGCCGAAACACGAGATGGTCTTACTCGGGTTGTTCTGCCGCAATCGGTCCTGGGTCGGGACTGGCGGGTCTTGCACATCGGGCAGGTGGGTACAGAAGAGGAGCGGATCGAATCGGCGGTCGCTACACGCCGCGGCTCCTGGCTTTTCGCCTTCCCGGATTCGGCTATGGTTCCCCACGGCGGCCGACTGTGCGTCCGCGTGCGGGTGGATTGCGGACAGATCAAGGCCCTTCCTGCCCGGGGTTACGTTCGCTTGCGGATGAACGTGCCCGGCGCGGAGGAAAAGACGATCCCCGTGGTCGTGGAGGCTCGCACGCCGTCCGTCGCGAAGACCGAGGGGCAAGCCGTACCGGAGGGCTTTGGGTTGGCTCCGTGCTTCCCGAATCCCTTTAACGCGGAAACGGTCGTTCGATACTGGGTTCCGGAGGCGGCGCGGGCAGAATTGGTTATCGCGGACGCCAGGGGACGTCGCGTCCGGTTGCTCGGGGGCGGCGAGGTCGCCCCGGGAACCCACCTGGTCCGCTGGGATGGAAAAGCCGATTCGGGAGAGGAACTTCCTTCCGGAATCTACCTGTGCCGGCTGCAGGTCTGGGACCGCCACGGCGCTCTGCGCTGGGCGGGCGCACAGAAGATTCTGCTGCTGCGGTGA
- a CDS encoding isocitrate/isopropylmalate dehydrogenase family protein, translated as MAKYRIAWLPGDGIGKDVMDAAKIVLDQIALDAEYVPGDIGWEFWCKEGNPLPDRTIKLLKETDCALFGAITSKPKEEAEAELAPELRGKGYVYTSPIVRLRQEFNLRTNLRPCKAYPGNPLNYRDDIDIVVFRENTEDLYSGVEFFPLPEPVRDVLLQNHPKMARFASVPPDEIAVTLRIVTRKACEHIVRDAFEYARKHGYRSVTVVEKANVLRETSGLMLRVAREVAKGYPEIELWEANIDAMCMWLLKNPQNYGVLVTTNMFGDIISDLAAQLVGGLGFASAANIGDNYAVFEPTHGSAPKYAGQYKVNPMAMLLAVRLMLEWLGEQEKADRLEEAIAQVVREGKVRTYDMGGTSSTLEVAEEVARKYAELG; from the coding sequence ATGGCGAAATACCGAATCGCTTGGCTTCCAGGGGACGGTATTGGGAAGGACGTGATGGATGCCGCGAAGATCGTTTTGGATCAAATCGCCCTGGACGCGGAATACGTCCCCGGCGACATCGGGTGGGAATTCTGGTGTAAGGAGGGCAATCCTCTGCCCGACCGGACGATCAAGCTTCTCAAGGAGACGGATTGTGCGCTTTTTGGCGCCATTACCTCCAAACCGAAAGAGGAGGCAGAGGCCGAGCTGGCTCCTGAGCTCCGCGGCAAGGGATACGTGTACACGAGCCCCATCGTCCGTCTTCGCCAGGAGTTTAATCTCCGCACGAATCTGCGCCCGTGCAAAGCTTACCCGGGTAACCCGCTGAACTACAGGGACGACATCGATATAGTGGTTTTTCGCGAGAATACCGAAGATCTGTACAGCGGGGTGGAGTTCTTCCCGCTTCCCGAGCCGGTGCGGGATGTGCTTTTGCAGAATCACCCGAAGATGGCCCGATTTGCGTCAGTACCGCCGGACGAGATCGCCGTGACACTGCGCATCGTGACTCGCAAGGCTTGCGAGCACATCGTACGCGATGCGTTTGAGTACGCCCGCAAGCACGGCTACCGCAGCGTGACGGTGGTGGAGAAGGCCAATGTTCTGCGGGAAACCTCCGGGCTGATGCTGAGGGTGGCTCGGGAGGTGGCCAAGGGATACCCCGAAATCGAGCTCTGGGAGGCGAACATCGACGCGATGTGCATGTGGTTGCTCAAGAACCCGCAGAATTATGGCGTCCTCGTCACCACGAACATGTTCGGCGATATCATCTCTGACCTGGCGGCGCAGCTGGTGGGCGGCCTCGGGTTCGCCTCGGCCGCCAACATCGGGGATAATTACGCGGTCTTCGAACCGACGCACGGCTCCGCTCCGAAATACGCCGGCCAGTACAAGGTGAACCCGATGGCCATGCTTTTGGCTGTGCGGCTGATGCTAGAATGGCTGGGCGAGCAAGAGAAAGCCGACCGTTTGGAGGAGGCCATTGCCCAGGTTGTGCGAGAGGGAAAGGTCCGAACCTACGATATGGGAGGCACCTCCTCGACGCTCGAAGTGGCCGAGGAAGTGGCCCGCAAATACGCCGAGCTTGGCTGA
- the amrB gene encoding AmmeMemoRadiSam system protein B yields MVRRVVLTTALFVCLPMAVRGQRTRGLADTLGFARFPGQMERVIQLCDSLERDSLALRERAVWASRRKGWLVAISPHDDYLYAGRVYWHLFRKFSAPRAILIGVAHRAAQWGEANRVLFDSFEQWRGPWGPVTVWDLRDSLLRRLPNDLFRVCDACHAEEHSLEALIPWMQYRQRNVQILALLVPYMHWGRMDTIARALARSLAELTRVQKLVWGEDFVILISSDAVHYGDDGWGGRNFAPFGVGETGYGAAVNREYRLLREYLLGSVSPNRLRALLYELVDPDDVRTYRITWCGRFSVPFGLLLSYHLAAELGRNPPEGVLLRYDTSLGLGRLPSSIDGLGVTAPCSLRHWVGYAAVVYF; encoded by the coding sequence ATGGTCCGGCGCGTAGTCCTCACGACGGCTCTGTTCGTCTGCTTGCCGATGGCTGTACGGGGGCAGAGGACCCGGGGTCTTGCGGACACCCTGGGGTTTGCGCGCTTTCCGGGGCAGATGGAGCGGGTGATCCAGCTCTGCGACAGCCTGGAGAGGGACAGCCTCGCCCTGCGCGAGCGGGCGGTCTGGGCTTCCCGGCGCAAGGGATGGCTTGTTGCTATCTCCCCCCACGACGATTATCTGTACGCCGGGCGCGTGTACTGGCATCTCTTTCGTAAGTTTTCGGCACCGCGCGCCATTCTCATCGGCGTTGCCCACCGCGCTGCGCAGTGGGGAGAGGCCAATCGCGTGCTCTTCGACTCCTTCGAGCAGTGGCGTGGGCCGTGGGGGCCTGTGACCGTGTGGGATTTACGGGACTCCCTTCTTCGTCGGCTTCCGAACGATCTGTTCCGGGTGTGCGACGCCTGCCACGCCGAGGAGCATTCGCTCGAAGCGCTGATCCCCTGGATGCAATACCGGCAGAGGAACGTCCAGATCCTGGCCCTCCTGGTTCCCTACATGCACTGGGGGAGAATGGACACGATCGCCCGGGCCCTAGCGCGCAGCCTCGCGGAGCTCACACGGGTGCAGAAGCTGGTCTGGGGAGAGGACTTTGTGATCTTGATCTCCTCGGACGCTGTTCACTATGGGGATGACGGATGGGGTGGGCGCAACTTCGCCCCGTTCGGCGTTGGGGAGACAGGGTACGGGGCTGCCGTGAATCGCGAGTATCGCCTGCTCCGGGAATACCTTCTGGGCAGCGTGTCCCCCAACCGGCTGCGCGCCCTTCTGTACGAGCTTGTCGATCCGGACGACGTGAGGACCTACCGGATCACTTGGTGCGGCCGTTTCTCGGTCCCGTTCGGACTTCTCCTCAGCTATCACCTTGCGGCAGAGTTGGGAAGGAACCCTCCCGAGGGTGTCTTGCTTCGCTACGATACGAGCTTGGGTCTCGGTCGTCTCCCCTCCTCGATCGACGGATTGGGGGTAACCGCACCCTGTTCACTTCGCCACTGGGTCGGCTACGCTGCCGTGGTCTATTTCTGA